In Lemur catta isolate mLemCat1 chromosome 1, mLemCat1.pri, whole genome shotgun sequence, one DNA window encodes the following:
- the CCR4 gene encoding C-C chemokine receptor type 4, translated as MDPTNVADTTLDESIYSNYYLYESIPKPCTKEGIKAFGELFLPPLYSLVFLFGLLGNSVVVLVLLKYKRLKSMTDVYLLNLAISDLLFVFSLPFWGYYAADQWVFGLGLCKIISWMYLVGFYSGIFFIMLMSIDRYLAIVHAVFSLRARTLTYGVITSVATWSVAVFASLPGLLFSTCYTERNHTYCKTKYSVNSTTWKVLSSLEINILGLAIPLGVMLFCYSTIIRTLQHCKNEKKNRAVKMIFAVVVLFLGFWTPYNIVLFLETLVELEVLQDCTFERYLDYAIQATETLAFVHCCLNPVIYFFLGEKFRKYIVQLFKTCRGPFVLCQYCGLLQIYPADTPSSSYTQSTVDHDHDAL; from the coding sequence ATGGACCCCACGAATGTAGCTGACACCACGCTGGATGAAAGTATATACAGCAATTACTACCTCTATGAAAGTATCCCCAAGCCCTGCACCAAAGAAGGCATCAAGGCATTTGGGGAgctcttcctgcctcccctgtACTCCTTAGTCTTTCTGTTTGGTCTGCTTGGAAACTCCGTGGTGGTTCTGGTCCTGCTCAAATACAAGCGGCTCAAGTCCATGACCGACGTGTACCTGCTCAACCTTGCCATCTCGGATCTGCTCTTCGTGTTTTCCCTCCCTTTTTGGGGCTACTATGCTGCAGACCAGTGGGTCTTTGGACTAGGCCTGTGCAAGATTATTTCCTGGATGTACTTGGTGGGCTTTTACAGTGGCATATTCTTCATTATGCTCATGAGCATCGACAGGTACCTGGCCATTGTGCATGCGGTGTTTTCCCTGAGAGCCAGGACCTTGACTTATGGGGTCATTACCAGCGTGGCCACGTGGTCAGTGGCTGTGTTTGCCTCCCTTCCTGGCCTTCTGTTCAGCACTTGTTATACGGAGCGCAACCACACCTACTGCAAAACCAAGTACTCTGTCAACTCGACGACGTGGAAGGTTCTAAGCTCCCTGGAGATCAACATTCTGGGACTGGCGATACCCTTGGGGGTCATGCTGTTTTGCTACTCCACGATCATCAGGACTTTGCAGCACTGTAAGAACGAGAAGAAGAACCGGGCGGTGAAGATGATCTTTGCCGTGGTGGTCCTCTTCCTCGGGTTCTGGACACCTTACAACATAGTGCTCTTCCTGGAGACCCTGGTGGAGCTGGAAGTCCTTCAGGACTGCACCTTTGAAAGATACCTGGACTATGCCATCCAGGCCACAGAAACCCTGGCTTTTGTCCACTGCTGCCTTAATCCAGTCATCTACTTCTTTCTCGGGGAGAAATTTCGCAAGTACATTGTGCAGCTCTTCAAAACCTGCAGGGGCCCTTTTGTGCTCTGCCAATACTGTGGGCTTCTCCAAATTTACCCTGCCGACACCCCCAGCTCATCTTACACGCAGTCCACCGTGGATCACGATCACGATGCtctgtaa